One region of Streptococcus salivarius genomic DNA includes:
- a CDS encoding thiamine pyrophosphate-dependent dehydrogenase E1 component subunit alpha: MVKLSKETHLEMFTKMERIREFDSRINKLVRRGFVQGMTHFSVGEEAANVGAVQHLSYDDIFFSNHRGHGQSIAQDMDLNKMMAELAGKATGVSKGRGGSMHLADFEKGNYGTNGIVGGGYALAVGAALTQQYKETGNIVVAFSGDGATNEGSFHESVNMAATWKLPVIFFIINNRYGISMDIHKATNTPHLYTRAEAYGIPGFYCEDGNDVLAVYETMGKAVEHVRGGNGPAIVEVESYRWFGHSTADAGVYRTKEEVDEWKNNNDPIIKYRDYLVAENIASAEELDAIQSQVKAEVDAAYEFAQNSPDPELSVAFEDVWVD; this comes from the coding sequence ATGGTAAAACTTTCTAAAGAGACACATCTTGAGATGTTCACTAAAATGGAACGTATTCGTGAATTTGATTCACGTATTAATAAATTGGTTCGTCGTGGTTTTGTTCAAGGGATGACTCACTTTTCAGTTGGTGAGGAAGCAGCCAACGTTGGTGCTGTTCAACACTTGAGCTATGACGATATCTTCTTTTCAAATCACCGTGGTCACGGACAATCTATCGCCCAAGACATGGATTTGAATAAAATGATGGCAGAGCTTGCTGGTAAGGCAACCGGTGTTTCTAAGGGCCGTGGTGGTTCTATGCACTTGGCAGACTTTGAAAAAGGTAACTATGGTACTAATGGTATCGTTGGTGGTGGTTACGCTCTTGCCGTAGGTGCAGCCCTCACTCAGCAATACAAAGAAACAGGAAACATTGTTGTGGCATTCTCTGGAGATGGCGCAACCAACGAGGGTTCATTCCATGAGTCAGTCAATATGGCAGCTACTTGGAAATTACCTGTTATCTTCTTTATCATCAATAACCGTTATGGTATCTCAATGGATATCCATAAAGCTACAAACACACCTCACCTTTATACACGTGCGGAAGCTTATGGTATTCCTGGTTTCTACTGTGAAGATGGTAACGATGTTTTGGCAGTCTATGAAACAATGGGCAAGGCTGTTGAGCATGTCCGTGGTGGTAACGGTCCTGCTATCGTTGAGGTAGAATCTTACCGTTGGTTCGGTCACTCAACTGCCGATGCGGGTGTTTACCGTACTAAGGAAGAAGTTGACGAGTGGAAGAACAATAACGACCCTATTATTAAATACCGTGACTATCTTGTTGCTGAAAATATCGCAAGCGCTGAAGAGTTAGATGCTATCCAAAGCCAAGTTAAGGCAGAGGTTGATGCAGCTTATGAGTTCGCCCAAAATAGCCCAGATCCAGAACTTTCAGTTGCCTTTGAAGATGTATGGGTAGACTAA
- a CDS encoding alpha-ketoacid dehydrogenase subunit beta, with protein MSETKLMALREAVNLAMSEEMRKDENIFLMGEDVGIYGGDFGTSVGMLAEFGEKRVKDTPISEAAIAGAAVGSAITGLRPIVDLTFMDFITIALDAIVNNGAKNNYMFGGGLKTPVTFRVASGSGIGSAAQHSQSLESWLTHIPGIKVVAPGNANDAKGLLKSAIQDNNIVIFMEPKALYGKKEEVTQNPDFYIPLGKGEIKREGTDLTIVTYGRMLERVLKAAEEVAEQGINVEVVDPRTLIPLDKELIFESVKKTGKLMLVNDAYKTGGFIGEIAAMVTESEAFDYLDHPIVRLASEDVPVPYARVLEQAVLPDVEKIKAAIIKMVNKGN; from the coding sequence ATGAGTGAAACAAAATTGATGGCCTTGCGTGAGGCAGTAAACCTTGCTATGAGCGAGGAAATGCGTAAAGACGAAAATATCTTCCTTATGGGTGAAGATGTTGGTATCTATGGTGGTGACTTCGGTACATCAGTTGGTATGTTGGCAGAGTTTGGTGAAAAACGTGTTAAAGATACACCAATTTCAGAGGCGGCTATCGCTGGTGCAGCTGTTGGGTCTGCCATTACAGGTCTTCGTCCAATCGTTGACTTGACTTTCATGGACTTCATCACGATTGCCCTTGATGCTATCGTTAATAATGGTGCAAAAAACAACTACATGTTTGGTGGTGGTTTGAAGACTCCTGTAACCTTCCGTGTAGCCTCTGGTTCAGGGATTGGTTCTGCGGCACAGCACTCACAATCTCTTGAGTCATGGTTGACTCACATTCCAGGGATTAAAGTGGTTGCTCCAGGTAATGCTAACGATGCTAAAGGTCTTTTGAAATCTGCTATTCAAGATAATAACATTGTTATTTTCATGGAACCAAAAGCACTTTACGGTAAAAAAGAAGAAGTAACACAAAATCCTGATTTCTACATTCCACTTGGAAAAGGTGAAATCAAGCGTGAAGGAACTGACCTTACTATTGTCACATATGGTCGTATGTTGGAACGTGTTCTTAAGGCTGCTGAAGAGGTGGCTGAACAAGGTATCAATGTTGAGGTTGTTGACCCACGTACGCTTATCCCACTTGATAAGGAATTGATTTTCGAGTCAGTTAAGAAGACTGGTAAACTTATGTTGGTCAATGATGCTTATAAGACTGGTGGATTCATCGGTGAGATTGCTGCCATGGTTACAGAAAGTGAAGCATTTGATTACCTTGACCACCCAATTGTACGTTTGGCAAGTGAAGATGTGCCTGTACCTTATGCGCGTGTCTTGGAACAAGCGGTTCTTCCAGATGTTGAAAAGATTAAGGCTGCTATTATCAAGATGGTCAATAAAGGAAACTAA
- a CDS encoding dihydrolipoamide acetyltransferase, with protein MAFEIIMPKLGVDMQEGEIIEWKKQEGDVVNEGDILLEIMSDKTNMELEAEDSGVLLKITRQAGETVPVTEVIGYIGAEGEVVADNAASAPAVEAAPKVEEVAAVETPVVATQTQAPIVHEGGKVRATPKARKVARELGIDLAQVPGTGAKGRVHADDVENFKGAQPKATPLARKIAADLGIDLASVSGTGFGGKITKEDILAISTPAQVKEAAAAPVVEAKPEKVLPEGVEVIPMSAMRKAISKGMTHSYLTAPTFTLNYDVDMTNLMALRKQVLDPIMNKTGMKVTFTDLIGLAVVRTLMKEEHRYLNASLIDDAQNIELHKFVNLGIAVGLDDGLIVPVVHGADKMSLSEFVVASKDVIKKAQAGKLKAAEMSGSTFSITNLGMFGTKSFNPIINQPNSAILGVSATIQTPVVVDGEVVVRPIMGLCLTIDHRIVDGMNGAKFMVDLKHLIENPMELLI; from the coding sequence ATGGCTTTTGAGATTATTATGCCTAAGCTTGGTGTTGATATGCAGGAAGGCGAAATCATCGAGTGGAAGAAACAAGAGGGTGATGTGGTTAATGAGGGAGATATTCTTCTTGAAATCATGTCAGATAAAACGAACATGGAACTTGAAGCAGAAGATTCTGGTGTTCTTTTGAAGATTACTCGTCAGGCTGGTGAAACTGTACCAGTTACTGAAGTTATCGGTTATATTGGAGCAGAAGGTGAAGTTGTGGCTGATAATGCTGCGAGTGCACCTGCAGTTGAAGCTGCTCCAAAAGTTGAAGAAGTTGCCGCTGTAGAAACACCTGTAGTAGCAACGCAAACACAAGCACCTATCGTTCACGAAGGCGGCAAAGTACGTGCAACACCTAAGGCTCGAAAGGTGGCGCGTGAGTTGGGGATTGACCTCGCTCAAGTTCCAGGAACTGGAGCAAAAGGTCGTGTTCATGCAGATGACGTTGAGAACTTTAAAGGTGCTCAACCTAAGGCGACTCCATTGGCACGTAAGATCGCAGCGGACCTTGGTATTGACTTAGCTAGCGTATCTGGAACAGGCTTTGGTGGTAAGATTACTAAGGAAGATATCCTTGCAATCAGTACTCCAGCGCAAGTTAAAGAAGCGGCTGCTGCACCTGTGGTTGAAGCTAAACCTGAAAAAGTCTTGCCAGAAGGCGTGGAAGTTATCCCAATGTCTGCTATGCGTAAGGCAATTTCTAAGGGAATGACGCACTCATACTTGACTGCACCAACCTTTACTCTTAACTATGATGTTGATATGACTAACCTTATGGCTCTTCGTAAGCAAGTCCTTGACCCAATCATGAATAAGACTGGTATGAAGGTAACCTTCACGGATTTGATTGGTTTGGCAGTTGTGCGTACTCTTATGAAAGAGGAACACCGTTACCTCAATGCGTCATTGATTGATGATGCACAAAATATCGAATTACATAAATTTGTTAATCTCGGTATTGCCGTTGGTCTCGATGATGGCTTGATTGTACCTGTCGTTCACGGTGCAGATAAGATGAGTTTGTCTGAGTTCGTTGTGGCTTCTAAGGATGTCATCAAGAAGGCTCAAGCTGGTAAATTGAAGGCTGCAGAAATGTCAGGTTCAACTTTCTCTATTACTAACTTGGGAATGTTTGGAACTAAGTCATTTAACCCAATCATCAACCAACCAAACTCAGCTATCCTTGGTGTTTCAGCAACTATTCAAACTCCAGTTGTTGTTGATGGAGAAGTTGTCGTACGACCAATCATGGGTCTATGCTTGACAATTGACCACCGTATCGTAGATGGTATGAATGGTGCCAAATTCATGGTTGATTTGAAACATTTGATTGAAAATCCTATGGAATTGTTGATTTAA
- the lpdA gene encoding dihydrolipoyl dehydrogenase, with amino-acid sequence MAFEIIMPKLGVDMQEGEIIEWKKQEGDVVNEGDILLEIMSDKTNMELEAEDSGVLLKITRQAGETVPVTEVIGYIGAEGEVVADNAASAPVAEATAQLESAGLEVPKAPVQAAPTAAAEKAPLADNEYDIIVVGGGPAGYYSAIRGAQLGGKVAIVEKSEFGGTCLNKGCIPTKTYLKNAEILDGLKIAAGRGINLASTNYTIDMDKTVDFKNSVVKTLTGGVQGLLKANKVTIFNGLGQVNPDKTVTIGSETIKGRNIILATGSKVSRINIPGIESQLVMTSDDILDLRELPKSLAVMGGGVVGIELGLVYASYGVEVTVVEMADRIIPAMDKEVSLELQKILAKKGMKIMTSVGVSEIVEANNQLTLKLNNGEEIVADRALLSIGRVPQLDGLENLNLELDRGRIKVNAYQETSIPGIYAPGDVNGTKMLAHAAYRMGEVAAENAMHGNVRKAHLDYTPAAVYTHPEVAMCGLTEEDARAKYGDVLIGKSSFAGNGRAIASNEAQGFVKVVADAKYHEILGVHIIGPAAAELINEASTIMENELTVDELLQSIHGHPTFSENMYEAFADVLGEAIHNPPKRK; translated from the coding sequence ATGGCTTTTGAGATTATTATGCCTAAGCTTGGTGTGGACATGCAGGAAGGCGAAATCATCGAGTGGAAAAAACAAGAGGGTGATGTGGTTAATGAGGGAGATATCCTTCTTGAAATCATGTCAGATAAAACGAACATGGAACTTGAAGCAGAGGATTCTGGTGTTCTTTTGAAAATTACTCGTCAGGCTGGTGAAACTGTACCAGTTACTGAGGTTATTGGTTATATTGGAGCAGAAGGTGAAGTTGTGGCTGATAACGCTGCTAGCGCACCTGTTGCAGAAGCAACTGCTCAGTTGGAATCAGCTGGTCTTGAAGTTCCTAAAGCTCCTGTCCAAGCTGCTCCAACAGCTGCTGCAGAAAAAGCACCTCTTGCTGACAATGAGTACGATATTATCGTTGTCGGTGGTGGTCCTGCTGGTTACTATTCTGCCATTCGTGGTGCACAACTTGGTGGTAAGGTTGCCATCGTTGAAAAATCTGAATTTGGTGGAACATGTTTGAATAAAGGATGTATCCCAACTAAGACCTACCTTAAAAATGCAGAAATCCTTGATGGACTTAAGATTGCAGCAGGTCGTGGTATCAACCTAGCATCAACAAACTACACTATCGATATGGATAAGACAGTTGACTTTAAGAACTCTGTCGTTAAGACCCTTACTGGTGGTGTTCAAGGTCTTTTGAAGGCTAACAAGGTCACTATTTTCAACGGTCTTGGTCAAGTTAACCCAGATAAGACAGTTACTATTGGTTCAGAAACAATCAAGGGACGCAATATCATCCTTGCGACTGGATCAAAAGTATCTCGTATCAATATTCCTGGTATTGAGTCACAACTTGTGATGACATCAGATGATATCCTTGATTTGCGTGAATTGCCTAAATCACTTGCTGTTATGGGTGGTGGTGTCGTTGGTATCGAGCTTGGTCTTGTTTATGCCTCATACGGTGTAGAAGTGACTGTTGTTGAGATGGCTGACCGCATTATTCCTGCTATGGATAAGGAAGTATCTCTTGAACTTCAAAAAATCCTTGCTAAGAAGGGTATGAAGATTATGACATCTGTTGGGGTTTCTGAGATTGTAGAAGCTAACAACCAATTGACCCTTAAACTTAACAATGGTGAAGAAATTGTAGCGGATCGTGCCCTTCTTTCTATCGGTCGTGTCCCTCAATTGGATGGTCTTGAAAATCTTAACCTTGAATTAGACCGTGGTCGTATCAAAGTGAATGCTTATCAAGAAACATCAATCCCTGGTATCTATGCACCGGGTGATGTAAACGGAACTAAGATGCTTGCTCACGCTGCTTACCGTATGGGTGAAGTTGCAGCTGAAAATGCTATGCATGGTAACGTTCGTAAGGCTCACCTTGACTACACACCAGCTGCTGTATACACACACCCAGAAGTCGCAATGTGTGGTCTTACTGAAGAAGATGCACGCGCTAAATATGGTGATGTCCTCATTGGTAAATCAAGCTTTGCTGGTAATGGACGTGCTATTGCTTCAAACGAAGCTCAAGGTTTTGTTAAAGTCGTTGCAGATGCGAAGTACCATGAAATCCTTGGTGTTCATATCATTGGACCGGCTGCAGCTGAATTGATTAACGAAGCGTCAACAATTATGGAAAATGAATTGACTGTAGATGAGCTCTTGCAATCTATCCACGGTCACCCAACCTTCTCTGAAAACATGTACGAAGCCTTTGCTGACGTACTTGGAGAAGCAATCCATAACCCACCAAAGCGTAAATAA
- a CDS encoding GBS Bsp-like repeat-containing protein — MRTKDFIYYASAAVLLAVTTQVAQADEVATQTPSITEGNQYQPATAAEIFGGEAALPVTPSSTVSAPAASSEVAKASVPVVSTSPASQSSEAATATASTSVANSTTIVTSTSAVTSNASSESVTASAHSTASEAPNSAVATPAKLTNSTDVPSPTLKVQPKTFIDVSSHNGEISVDDYRALARQGVGGVVVKLTEDTWYNNPKAPSQVRNAQIAGLQVSTYHFSRYTTEEEARAEARFYIQAAQNLNLPKSTVMVNDFEDSKMLPNINRNTQAWVNEMRKHGYNNLMFYTSASWLDENNLGYRGPVSTSQFGIENFWVAQYPSSTLTATSAKNMRYNAKTGAWQFTATANILPGKHVFDHSVDYTGRFTANASAEVDATQGNLSGTISIVNNNPTLGSFDVVISNVKAPNGVETVSVPIWSEINGQDDIIWYTANRQNNGTYTVNVKASAHKNSTGLYNIHLYYVQKDGQLTGVGGTTTQVFIGKTPEQLKPKASFAIENNNAKAGTFDAVITNISAPLGVKEVLVPSWSLENGQDDLIWHKATKQTDGSYRVTIKASEHKGTKGNYRADAYIVDNSNNRHYIAEKVVAVDYARPSGVLTIENNNTAAGTFDAVVRNIVAPTGLKEVLVPSWSLAGGQDDLIWHKATRQADGSYRVTIKATDHKNSTGKYRADAYLVDDSNKRFYLTEKVVEVSQTRPSASLFIENNNADLGTFDAVIRNIVAPNGVKEVLVPSWSLVNGQDDLVWHKASRQSDGSYRVTIKASEHKNSLGNYRADVYIVDNANQRHYVTETIVDVKHNKPVGTISVVNNNNDTGTFDVIISDVYGSKGVRTVQVPIWSEKDGQDDIRWYEATRQANGTYTVNVQATNHKNSTGLYNIHLYYILNDGSQVGVGGTTTTLEFRNAKTKTQTYITNVNSEAGSFTVVVDQAPQGRQIKNIRVAVWSESNQGNLSWYNTAPTGTHTEINVSTVNHKNLIGNYTTHVYVDYVDNTVDGFNLGETALAPRNRRVEPQTTYYSQRDPRWASKWYGVSNMDQSGCVPTSLAMTFTDILGTVIAPTTVADYLYYNTNSFNKTSVAGTDADGIVLASKNWGLKSNVLSSIANIASALMSGQHVLAAVGASQFINYPYTHEIVLHGYDNGKTYVRDPFNANNNGWYSLDYIHGVQSRDAMDTKLGAPFFSVFA; from the coding sequence ATGCGAACGAAAGATTTTATCTACTATGCTAGTGCGGCTGTTCTCTTGGCTGTCACAACACAGGTTGCTCAAGCAGACGAAGTGGCAACACAAACGCCTTCTATTACTGAAGGAAATCAGTATCAACCTGCGACAGCGGCTGAGATTTTTGGTGGAGAAGCAGCCTTACCTGTAACCCCTAGCTCAACGGTTTCAGCACCCGCAGCTTCGAGTGAAGTGGCAAAAGCTAGTGTTCCAGTGGTATCTACGTCTCCTGCTTCACAGAGTTCCGAGGCTGCAACGGCAACTGCATCAACATCTGTAGCTAACTCAACAACGATTGTTACGTCTACATCAGCAGTGACTTCAAACGCTAGCTCTGAGAGTGTGACCGCTTCTGCACATTCAACAGCTTCTGAAGCCCCTAACAGCGCTGTTGCCACACCTGCTAAATTAACGAATTCTACGGATGTTCCTTCGCCAACTCTTAAGGTGCAACCGAAGACTTTTATCGATGTCAGCAGCCATAATGGTGAAATCAGTGTAGATGACTATCGTGCTCTTGCACGCCAAGGTGTTGGTGGTGTCGTTGTCAAGTTGACTGAGGATACTTGGTACAACAACCCTAAAGCACCATCACAAGTTCGCAATGCTCAAATTGCCGGTCTTCAAGTATCTACCTATCATTTTTCTCGATACACAACAGAGGAAGAAGCACGTGCCGAGGCTCGTTTCTACATTCAAGCTGCACAAAATCTTAACCTTCCAAAGAGCACTGTTATGGTTAACGATTTCGAAGACTCTAAGATGCTTCCAAATATCAACCGTAACACTCAAGCTTGGGTTAACGAAATGCGTAAGCATGGATACAACAACTTGATGTTCTACACAAGTGCCAGCTGGTTGGATGAGAATAATCTAGGCTACCGTGGACCTGTCTCAACCTCTCAATTTGGTATCGAAAATTTCTGGGTCGCACAGTACCCATCATCAACTCTTACAGCTACAAGCGCTAAAAACATGCGTTACAATGCTAAAACTGGTGCTTGGCAGTTTACAGCAACTGCTAATATCCTGCCAGGTAAACATGTCTTCGACCACAGCGTGGATTATACAGGACGTTTCACAGCTAATGCTAGTGCTGAGGTTGATGCAACTCAAGGCAATTTGAGTGGAACCATTTCTATTGTCAACAATAATCCAACTCTTGGTAGCTTTGATGTTGTCATCTCTAATGTCAAAGCACCAAATGGTGTTGAAACAGTCTCTGTCCCAATTTGGTCAGAAATTAATGGTCAAGATGACATTATCTGGTATACGGCTAACCGTCAAAATAATGGAACTTATACAGTAAACGTTAAGGCTTCAGCTCATAAAAACTCGACAGGGCTTTATAATATCCACCTTTATTATGTTCAAAAAGATGGTCAATTGACGGGTGTTGGTGGAACAACTACGCAAGTCTTCATTGGTAAGACACCTGAGCAGTTGAAACCTAAAGCAAGTTTTGCTATTGAAAACAATAATGCTAAGGCTGGAACCTTTGACGCCGTTATCACCAATATCTCAGCACCACTAGGTGTTAAAGAAGTTTTGGTGCCATCATGGAGTCTTGAAAATGGCCAAGACGACCTTATTTGGCATAAGGCGACTAAGCAAACTGATGGCAGCTACCGTGTAACCATTAAGGCAAGTGAGCATAAGGGCACTAAAGGAAATTACCGTGCCGATGCTTATATCGTGGATAACTCTAACAATCGCCATTATATTGCTGAAAAAGTAGTGGCTGTTGATTATGCTCGACCAAGTGGTGTCCTTACGATTGAAAACAACAATACTGCAGCAGGTACTTTTGATGCAGTTGTTCGTAACATTGTTGCTCCTACAGGTTTGAAAGAAGTTCTTGTTCCTTCATGGAGTTTAGCTGGTGGTCAAGACGACCTTATCTGGCATAAGGCAACTCGTCAAGCCGATGGTTCTTACCGAGTGACTATCAAAGCAACGGATCATAAGAATTCAACTGGTAAGTACCGTGCCGATGCCTACCTTGTAGATGACTCTAACAAACGTTTCTACCTTACTGAAAAAGTGGTAGAAGTTTCTCAAACTCGTCCTAGTGCAAGCCTCTTTATTGAAAATAATAATGCTGATTTAGGTACTTTTGACGCTGTTATCCGCAATATCGTAGCACCAAATGGGGTTAAGGAAGTTTTAGTTCCTTCATGGAGTCTCGTTAATGGACAGGATGATCTCGTTTGGCACAAGGCTAGTCGCCAATCTGATGGTAGCTACCGTGTCACTATTAAGGCTAGTGAGCATAAAAATTCACTAGGAAATTACCGTGCTGACGTTTACATCGTAGATAATGCCAACCAACGTCATTATGTCACTGAAACCATTGTAGACGTAAAACATAATAAGCCAGTCGGTACTATTTCAGTTGTTAATAACAATAATGATACTGGTACTTTTGATGTCATTATCAGTGATGTCTATGGTTCTAAAGGTGTTCGTACTGTTCAAGTACCTATTTGGTCTGAAAAAGATGGTCAAGATGACATTCGTTGGTATGAAGCCACACGTCAAGCTAATGGCACTTATACGGTAAATGTTCAAGCTACTAACCACAAAAATTCAACAGGTTTGTACAATATTCATTTGTACTACATTTTAAATGATGGGTCACAAGTTGGTGTAGGAGGGACAACGACAACTCTTGAATTCCGTAATGCTAAGACTAAAACGCAAACCTATATCACTAATGTTAACTCAGAAGCAGGTAGTTTTACAGTTGTAGTTGATCAAGCGCCACAAGGACGTCAGATTAAGAATATCCGTGTAGCTGTATGGTCAGAAAGCAACCAAGGAAACCTTTCTTGGTACAATACGGCACCTACTGGAACACATACTGAAATCAATGTATCGACTGTTAATCATAAGAATCTCATTGGTAACTATACGACTCATGTTTATGTAGACTATGTAGACAATACTGTAGACGGATTCAACCTTGGTGAGACAGCTCTTGCTCCACGTAATCGTCGTGTTGAGCCTCAGACGACTTATTATTCTCAACGTGATCCTCGTTGGGCTTCTAAGTGGTATGGTGTCAGCAATATGGATCAATCTGGCTGTGTTCCAACATCACTTGCCATGACTTTTACAGATATCTTGGGAACTGTCATTGCACCAACGACAGTTGCAGATTATTTGTACTACAATACAAATTCATTTAACAAAACATCAGTCGCTGGTACTGATGCAGATGGTATTGTATTAGCAAGTAAAAATTGGGGTCTGAAGAGCAACGTACTTTCAAGTATTGCTAACATTGCCTCAGCTTTGATGTCAGGGCAACACGTTTTGGCGGCAGTAGGAGCAAGTCAATTTATCAATTATCCTTACACGCATGAAATCGTACTTCATGGCTATGATAATGGTAAAACATATGTTCGTGATCCATTTAACGCCAATAACAATGGATGGTATTCATTGGATTACATTCATGGTGTTCAGAGTAGAGATGCAATGGATACTAAGCTTGGTGCACCATTCTTCTCTGTCTTTGCTTAA
- a CDS encoding GBS Bsp-like repeat-containing protein gives MRTKDFIYYASAAVLMAVTTQVASADEVSTQMPTVTEGNQYQPATAADIFGGGAVLAQESPSARPSSTVAVAATATSEVANSSAPQVSQASSTTIVASESRVVASESVVQANTLASSENASVSTASEVSSNNVAEPAKLTHASGSSYDTDVLKPKASLSIENNNKVTGTFDAVVRDIVAPLGVKEVLVPSWSLANGQDDLIWHKAAKQMDGSYRVTIKAVDHKGEAGNYRADAYVVDRTNKRHYISEKVVSVNYARPSASLTIENNNAATGTFDAVVKNIIAPTGVKEILVPSWSLVGGQDDLIWHKATKQADGSYRATIKASDHKNSTGKYRADAYIVDNFNKRFYLTEKVVEVSQARLSASLAIENNNATTGSFDAVVRNIVAPNGIKEILVPSWSLVNGQDDLVWHKASKQADGSYRATIKASDHKHSTGKYRADVYLVDKDGNRQYLTETVVDVDETKPSGISGVVIPVWSEQNGQDDLVWHNATKQDDGSYKVTI, from the coding sequence ATGCGAACAAAAGATTTTATCTACTATGCCAGTGCAGCTGTCCTCATGGCGGTGACCACTCAGGTGGCCAGTGCGGATGAGGTATCCACTCAAATGCCTACAGTTACTGAAGGGAATCAGTATCAACCTGCGACTGCAGCTGATATTTTTGGTGGTGGAGCAGTTCTTGCGCAAGAGTCACCATCAGCAAGACCAAGTTCAACCGTGGCGGTAGCTGCTACTGCTACAAGTGAAGTAGCAAACTCAAGTGCTCCACAAGTCAGCCAAGCAAGCTCAACAACGATTGTAGCATCTGAATCAAGAGTCGTTGCCTCTGAATCTGTAGTTCAGGCGAACACACTAGCGAGTTCAGAAAATGCTTCGGTATCGACTGCTTCTGAGGTTTCAAGCAATAACGTGGCTGAACCTGCTAAGTTGACTCATGCCTCAGGTTCATCTTATGATACTGATGTTCTAAAACCTAAGGCTAGCTTATCAATTGAGAATAACAACAAGGTAACTGGTACCTTTGATGCTGTGGTTCGAGATATTGTGGCACCCTTGGGTGTTAAAGAGGTTCTTGTTCCATCTTGGAGTCTAGCCAATGGTCAAGATGACTTGATTTGGCATAAGGCAGCCAAGCAAATGGATGGCTCTTATCGTGTAACCATTAAGGCGGTAGATCACAAGGGTGAGGCTGGCAATTACCGTGCAGACGCCTACGTTGTTGATCGAACAAATAAGAGACATTATATTTCTGAGAAAGTAGTATCTGTTAATTACGCTCGTCCAAGTGCAAGCCTAACGATTGAGAATAATAATGCAGCTACAGGCACTTTTGACGCTGTGGTAAAAAATATCATTGCTCCTACAGGTGTGAAAGAAATCTTAGTACCGTCATGGAGTCTCGTTGGTGGTCAAGATGATTTGATTTGGCATAAGGCGACGAAACAAGCGGATGGTTCTTACCGAGCTACCATTAAGGCAAGTGACCACAAAAATTCAACTGGTAAATACCGTGCAGATGCCTACATCGTAGATAATTTTAATAAGCGTTTCTACTTGACTGAAAAAGTGGTGGAAGTTAGTCAAGCTCGTCTAAGTGCAAGCTTAGCTATTGAAAATAACAATGCTACAACAGGTTCTTTTGATGCGGTTGTTCGTAATATTGTTGCTCCTAATGGCATTAAAGAAATTTTGGTACCATCATGGAGTCTGGTTAATGGACAGGACGATTTGGTTTGGCATAAGGCAAGTAAGCAAGCAGACGGTAGCTATCGTGCGACAATTAAGGCTTCAGACCATAAACATTCAACTGGTAAATACCGTGCAGATGTTTATCTCGTCGATAAGGATGGCAACCGTCAGTATTTGACTGAGACCGTGGTTGATGTCGATGAAACTAAGCCAAGTGGTATTTCAGGTGTGGTTATCCCAGTCTGGTCTGAGCAAAATGGTCAGGATGATCTTGTTTGGCATAATGCCACAAAACAGGATGACGGTTCCTATAAGGTGACTATTTAA
- a CDS encoding N-acetylmuramoyl-L-alanine amidase family protein, giving the protein MVAPKKIGSASRGNYDVLNKVVYLDAGHGGYDPGASYFGISEKSLTLAIQSRVKAKLEAEGYQVVTTRTSDTYVDLTDRSRAANASESDIFVSIHINASGSSAAQGIETYYYQPYAEYPSRINATYHANPTRLSMSDTLANAIQSSLINATGAQNQGVKRQTFAVLRETTAPAVLLELGFLSNPQEAARLNTSAYQETLANAIVAGIKRYYSIYN; this is encoded by the coding sequence GTGGTAGCCCCTAAGAAAATCGGTTCGGCATCAAGAGGAAATTACGATGTTTTAAATAAGGTTGTCTATCTCGATGCTGGGCATGGTGGCTATGATCCAGGAGCTTCGTACTTTGGTATCTCTGAAAAGAGCTTGACCTTGGCTATCCAAAGCCGTGTGAAAGCTAAACTAGAAGCAGAAGGTTATCAAGTTGTAACCACACGCACAAGTGATACCTATGTCGACTTGACGGATCGTTCACGTGCAGCTAATGCTTCTGAATCAGATATCTTCGTAAGTATTCACATCAATGCTTCAGGAAGTTCTGCAGCACAGGGTATTGAGACTTATTATTACCAACCTTATGCAGAATATCCATCACGTATTAATGCGACCTATCATGCTAATCCGACTCGTTTGAGCATGAGTGATACCTTGGCCAATGCCATCCAGTCTAGCTTGATTAATGCGACTGGTGCTCAGAATCAAGGCGTGAAACGTCAAACCTTTGCGGTCTTGCGTGAAACGACAGCGCCAGCAGTCCTTCTTGAACTAGGTTTCTTGTCAAATCCTCAAGAAGCAGCTCGATTGAATACCTCTGCTTATCAGGAGACTTTAGCTAACGCAATTGTGGCAGGGATTAAGCGTTACTATTCTATTTATAATTAA